One Setaria italica strain Yugu1 chromosome I, Setaria_italica_v2.0, whole genome shotgun sequence DNA window includes the following coding sequences:
- the LOC101769391 gene encoding replication protein A 70 kDa DNA-binding subunit A, whose product MAAARLTPNAVTATLAGDTNLKPVVQVVDLRSIAVSGPHAAGPRFRAIISDGIATTQALFASQLCDLARSGLVRRGAIVQLLDYIVNEVQGRRAMVILNMEVLVPECEIIGNPTLPPESGVSNSNSMRADQFNGTPGSTAGSTLSTVARSTNNALVIQRSMAGNSSNMIPRPSDNAQVFQPTVQPSYRPTPNYRNHGTIMKNDAPARIIPISILNPYQGRWAIKARVTAKGEIRRYHNAKGDGKVFSFDLLDSDGGEIRATCFNALVDRFYEAVEVGKVYVVSRGSLKPAKKDYNHLNNEWEIFLESQSTIELCPDENSSIPAQRFSFTLIDKIEDSENNAIVDVIGVVTSVNPSNTIQRKNGMETQKRTITLKDMSGRSVEVTMWGDFCNREGLQLQEMVECGAFPVLAVKAGRVNDYSGKSVGTISSSQLLINPDLAEAQSLRQWFDCGGRDASTQSISRDFTPAASRNEIRRTVAQIKDDGLGMGDKPDWVTVKATVVFFKTDSFCYTACPNVIGERQCNKKVTKSDSGNWLCDKCNQEFPECDYRYLLQLQIQDHSGTAWATAFQEPGQELLGCSARELYMFKENEDPRYTDVLLQALHREYLLRLKVKEETYGDERRVKNTVAKVERVDPSAESRFLLDGISRLTGSY is encoded by the exons atggcggcggcgaggctgacCCCCAACGCCGTGACGGCGACGCTGGCTGGGGACACCAACCTCAAGCCGGTGGTGCAGGTCGTCGACCTCCGGAGCATCGCGGTCAGCGGGCCCCACGCCGCCGGGCCCAGGTTCCGCGCCATCATCTCCGACGGCATCGCCACGACGCAGGCGCTGTTCGCCTCGCAGCTCTGCGACCTCGCGCGCTCCGGCCTCGTCCGCCGCGGCGCGATCGTGCAGCTCCTCGACTACATCGTCAACGAAGTCCAGGGCAGGAG GGCTATGGTCATTCTTAACATGGAAGTTCTTGTTCCAGAGTGTGAGATTATTGGAAATCCAACACTACCTCCTGAATCTGGAGTTTCTAATTCGAATTCCATGAGAGCAGACCAGTTTAATGGAACACCTGGTTCGACTGCAGGGAGTACTTTGAGCACAGTGGCAAGGTCCACTAACAATGCTCTAGTAATCCAGCGATCGATGGCAGGGAACTCTTCGAACATGATCCCTAGGCCAAGTGACAATGCACAGGTCTTCCAACCAACAGTACAGCCATCCTATCGCCCCACACCTAATTACAGAAACCATGGCACAATCATGAAAAACGATGCTCCCGCTAGAATAATCCCAATATCCATACTAAATCCTTATCAGGGCCGCTGGGCTATCAAGGCTCGAGTTACTGCCAAGGGAGAGATCCGCCGGTACCATAATGCAAAAGGTGATGGCAAAGTGTTCTCTTTTGACCTGCTTGATTCTGATGGTGGTGAGATACGGGCTACATGTTTCAATGCTCTAGTTGATCGCTTCTATGAAGCTGTGGAAGTTGGTAAGGTCTATGTGGTATCAAGAGGAAGCTTAAAACCTGCAAAAAAGGACTACAACCATCTGAATAATGAGTGGGAAATTTTCTTGGAATCTCAGTCAACCATTGAACTTTGTCCTGATGAGAACAGCTCCATTCCTGCTCAGCGGTTTAGCTTCACATTGATTGATAAAATTGAAGATTCAGAGAACAACGCTATTGTTGATGTTATTGGTGTTGTTACATCTGTCAACCCTAGTAACACAATACAGAGGAAAAACGGCATGGAAACTCAGAAAAGGACCATTACCCTGAAGGATATGTCTGGTCGAAGTGTTGAGGTTACCATGTGGGGTGACTTCTGCAACAGAGAAGGCTTGCAGCTGCAAGAAATGGTTGAATGTGGGGCCTTTCCTGTACTGGCTGTCAAAGCTGGAAGAGTGAATGATTACAGTGGCAAGTCTGTTGGCACAATTTCTTCATCTCAACTCCTCATAAACCCTGATCTTGCTGAAGCTCAGAGTCTTAGGCAGTGGTTTGATTGCGGTGGAAGAGATGCTTCTACTCAGTCCATATCCAGGGATTTCACTCCAGCAGCATCAAGGAATGAGATCCGAAGGACAGTAGCACAGATAAAGGATGATGGTCTTGGTATGGGAGACAAGCCCGATTGGGTCACGGTGAAGGCTACTGTTGTATTCTTTAAGACTGACTCCTTCTGCTACACAGCTTGCCCCAATGTGATCGGAGAGAGGCAATGCAATAAGAAGGTGACAAAGTCTGACTCAGGCAACTGGCTCTGTGACAAGTGCAATCAAGAGTTTCCAGAGTGCGATTACAGGTATCTCCTGCAGTTACAGATCCAAGACCACTCTGGAACAGCTTGGGCAACAGCATTCCAAGAGCCTGGGCAGGAGCTACTTGGTTGCTCGGCGCGAGAACTCTACATGTTTAAAGAGAACGAGGATCCTCGCTACACTGATGTTTTGCTCCAAGCCTTACATCGGGAGTATCTTCTGAGGCTGAAAGTGAAAGAAGAAACAtacggcgacgagcggcgggtGAAGAACACCGtggccaaggtggagagggtTGATCCTTCGGCTGAGAGCAGATTTCTGCTTGATGGCATTTCAAGGTTGACAGGATCATATTGA
- the LOC101769795 gene encoding ubiquitin-like protein ATG12, whose amino-acid sequence MAAEVDQKVVVHVRSTGDAPILKQSKFKISGRDKFLKVIEFLRRQLHQDTLFVYINSAFSPNPDELVIDLYNNFGIDGKLVVNYALSAAWG is encoded by the exons ATGGCCGCGGAGGTGGATCAGAAAG TGGTGGTGCACGTGCGGTCTACGGGTGATGCCCCGATACTGAAGCAATCCAAATTCAAG ATTTCGGGACGAGATAAATTTTTGAAGGTCATAGAGTTTCTTCGCCGACAACTTCATCAGGATACACTG TTTGTCTATATAAACAGTGCGTTTTCGCCAAACCCAGACGAACTGGTAATTGACCTGTATAAT AACTTCGGAATTGATGGGAAGCTGGTTGTAAATTATGCTTTATCAGCGGCATGGGGCTAA
- the LOC101770200 gene encoding growth-regulating factor 1 isoform X1, translating into MMMMSGRAGGGATAGRYPFTASQWQELEHQALIYKCLASGKPIPSYLMPPLRRILDSALATSPSLAFPPQPSLGWGCFGMGFSRKPDEDPEPGRCRRTDGKKWRCSKEAYPDSKYCEKHMHRGKNRSRKPVEMSLATPAPSSNASSAASATTTTSSPAPTYHRPAPTAHDAAPYHALYGGGSPYAASARPAGAYHAAQVSPFHLHLDTTHPHPPLPPSYYSVDQRDYAYGHTAKEVGEHAFFSDSTTERDRQQAAGQWQFKNLGMEPKHSAAPLFSAGGYGNGAASAYAVDLTREDDEERRRQQQQHCFVLGADLRLERPSGHDAAPEQKPLRPFFDEWPHEKANKGGSWMGLDGETQLSMSIPMATNDLPITSRYRNDE; encoded by the exons atgatgatgatgagcggtcgcgcgggcggcggcgccaccgcgggaCGGTACCCGTTCACGGCCTCGCAGTGGCAGGAGCTGGAGCACCAGGCGCTCATCTACAAGTGCCTGGCGTCTGGCAAGCCCATCCCCTCGTACCTCATGCCACCGCTCCGCCGCATCCTCGACTCCGCCCTcgccacctccccctccctcgCCTTCCCGCCGCAACCCTcgc TGGGGTGGGGATGCTTCGGGATGGGGTTCAGCAGGAAGCCCGACGAGGACCCGGAGCCCGGGCGGTGCCGGCGGACGGACGGCAAGAAGTGGCGCTGCTCCAAGGAGGCCTACCCGGACTCCAAATACTGCGAGAAGCACATGCACCGCGGCAAGAACCGTTCAAGAAAGCCTGTGGAAATGTCGCTCgccacgccggcgccgtcctccaacgcctcctccgccgcgagCGCCACCACCACGACCTCGTCCCCGGCGCCGACCTACCACcgcccggcccccaccgcgCACGACGCCGCGCCGTACCACGCGCtgtacggcggcggcagcccgtACGCAGCGTCCGCCCGACCGGCCGGGGCGTACCACGCGGCGCAGGTAAGCCccttccacctccacctcgacACCACCCACCCGCACCCGCCGCTACCGCCGTCGTACTACTCCGTCGACCAGAGGGACTACGCCTACGGCCACACTGCGAAGGAGGTCGGAGAGCACGCCTTCTTCTCAGACAGCACCACCGAGAGGGACCGCCAGCAGGCCGCGGGGCAGTGGCAGTTCAAGAATCTCGGCATGGAGCCGAAGCACAGCGCCGCGCCGTTGTTCTCGGCCGGCGGGTATGGGAACGGCGCGGCGTCCGCGTACGCCGTTGATCTGAccagggaggacgacgaggagaggcggcgccagcagcagcagcactgctTCGTGCTAGGGGCCGACCTGCGGCTGGAGAGGCCGTCGGGCCACGACGCCGCCCCCGAGCAGAAGCCGCTCCGGCCCTTCTTCGACGAGTGGCCGCACGAGAAGGCGAACAAGGGAGGCTCGTGGATGGGGCTCgacggcgagacgcagctctccATGTCCATCCCCATGGCCACCAACGATCTCCCCATCACCTCACGCTACCGTAATG ATGAGTGA
- the LOC101770200 gene encoding growth-regulating factor 1 isoform X2: MMMMSGRAGGGATAGRYPFTASQWQELEHQALIYKCLASGKPIPSYLMPPLRRILDSALATSPSLAFPPQPSLGWGCFGMGFSRKPDEDPEPGRCRRTDGKKWRCSKEAYPDSKYCEKHMHRGKNRSRKPVEMSLATPAPSSNASSAASATTTTSSPAPTYHRPAPTAHDAAPYHALYGGGSPYAASARPAGAYHAAQVSPFHLHLDTTHPHPPLPPSYYSVDQRDYAYGHTAKEVGEHAFFSDSTTERDRQQAAGQWQFKNLGMEPKHSAAPLFSAGGYGNGAASAYAVDLTREDDEERRRQQQQHCFVLGADLRLERPSGHDAAPEQKPLRPFFDEWPHEKANKGGSWMGLDGETQLSMSIPMATNDLPITSRYRNGA, from the exons atgatgatgatgagcggtcgcgcgggcggcggcgccaccgcgggaCGGTACCCGTTCACGGCCTCGCAGTGGCAGGAGCTGGAGCACCAGGCGCTCATCTACAAGTGCCTGGCGTCTGGCAAGCCCATCCCCTCGTACCTCATGCCACCGCTCCGCCGCATCCTCGACTCCGCCCTcgccacctccccctccctcgCCTTCCCGCCGCAACCCTcgc TGGGGTGGGGATGCTTCGGGATGGGGTTCAGCAGGAAGCCCGACGAGGACCCGGAGCCCGGGCGGTGCCGGCGGACGGACGGCAAGAAGTGGCGCTGCTCCAAGGAGGCCTACCCGGACTCCAAATACTGCGAGAAGCACATGCACCGCGGCAAGAACCGTTCAAGAAAGCCTGTGGAAATGTCGCTCgccacgccggcgccgtcctccaacgcctcctccgccgcgagCGCCACCACCACGACCTCGTCCCCGGCGCCGACCTACCACcgcccggcccccaccgcgCACGACGCCGCGCCGTACCACGCGCtgtacggcggcggcagcccgtACGCAGCGTCCGCCCGACCGGCCGGGGCGTACCACGCGGCGCAGGTAAGCCccttccacctccacctcgacACCACCCACCCGCACCCGCCGCTACCGCCGTCGTACTACTCCGTCGACCAGAGGGACTACGCCTACGGCCACACTGCGAAGGAGGTCGGAGAGCACGCCTTCTTCTCAGACAGCACCACCGAGAGGGACCGCCAGCAGGCCGCGGGGCAGTGGCAGTTCAAGAATCTCGGCATGGAGCCGAAGCACAGCGCCGCGCCGTTGTTCTCGGCCGGCGGGTATGGGAACGGCGCGGCGTCCGCGTACGCCGTTGATCTGAccagggaggacgacgaggagaggcggcgccagcagcagcagcactgctTCGTGCTAGGGGCCGACCTGCGGCTGGAGAGGCCGTCGGGCCACGACGCCGCCCCCGAGCAGAAGCCGCTCCGGCCCTTCTTCGACGAGTGGCCGCACGAGAAGGCGAACAAGGGAGGCTCGTGGATGGGGCTCgacggcgagacgcagctctccATGTCCATCCCCATGGCCACCAACGATCTCCCCATCACCTCACGCTACCGTAATGGTGCGTAG